CCGCAACTGGCTTTGCGAGACGGCATGTCGTGCTGATGAGGTTTTTGCTATTGGCAACGGCGATTCGTTGTTATCCGCGATCAGCGCCCCCGCTGGGCGAACCGATCTTAAAAGACAGAATGTTGTACCTGGCGATTCGTCGCTCGCCGGGCCGACGCGCTTCGGCACGCGGTCGGCCGTGCGACAGGCGCTCGAGCTCGTAAGACAGGACTTTGGTATCGCCTTTCTGCGACGCGTGCTGGAGCTGATACCGGACACTGGGATGCCTGAATTCAACGCCATGACGAGCGACAGCGCAAAGTCGATCAGGGACAAGATTCACGAGAGTGCTCAGTGGATCGCGCGCAATTGCAATAGGGCCATTTCCGTTACGGTCGCTGCGCAAACCGCGGGAATGAGCGAGCGTTCTTACTTGCGACACTTTCGCGCTGAGATGGGTGTCAAGCCTTCTGAATACTTGAGACGTTCTCGCGTCGAGCTGGCTGCGGCCATTCTTGAATCGAGTGATCTGCCTGTCGATAAGATAGCCCGGCGGTGTGGACTGACAAGTGGGGAATGTCTGGCCAGGTTGTTTCGGCAGATATTGGATGTTTCGCCGACGGAGTATCGGAGTCGAATGCGGTCCGCGAACGAACGCAGGGGTACCTGATTACGCCAGGCGACAGGAACGTGCGCGACCTTCCATCTCACACGGCACGTGCGCAAAAGGGTCCTGGGCCGCCTGTATGCAAACGTGCGAAACCTTCGGGACGAAAGTCTCGAGGCTGCATGACGGTCACAGCCAGCGGGTCGCCCCATTGCCAAAGTTGCTGCCGTCGACGCAGTCGGCGCAAGCTGGAACGCGCACGCTTCCTCCTTGACACCTATATAAAGGTGATTAATCGGCTGCCTTCGCAAGTGTCGATTGCGTATTTTCAGTCAGTGCCAGCTGGTAATCACCATTGCCCTACAAAAGTGGAATCAACTTGATTACCTCGTCTGTTTCTCGAGAGTTTGAAATCGCCAGATATTGTCAGTCAAAGCGACCATGCCCAGATCGCCGTAACAGGCCTCTCCTGAATGGATGCGTGACTTCGACAAATGTCTGACAAACCCTCAGCGTCATGTCAAGACTCTCAAGCACATTCAACCCGCCAAACAAAATGAATGGCAGCGTATTGCCGACGGTCACACCACGCGCGATGGTGATATTCATTGATCTTCCTTCATCTGAAGCGAGAACTGACTGCCTCCTCGTCGCGAGGGGCGAGAAAGCCGTCCAGATACAGGGGAAGCAGCCTATTGAAGAACCGCTCTTGAGAAAACCTTCTTCTCGCCTCCCGCGCGCCTCGAGCGGCAAGCGATTCACGACTGGTTTCGTTATCCGCAACATGCCTGATAGCTTGTACGGCTTCGGCCTCGTTATTGAAAACCACTCCCGTCACCCCCGACCGAACGATGTCGACGTTCCCCGCGCAGGCAGAAACTATCACGGGTAAGCCCGCGAACATCGCTTCGATTACCGACACCGGCATGCCCTCCCACGATGCTGTCGATAAGTAAATGCTAGCTTGCTTTATGTTTTTAACGACCTCTTCTCGTGTCATCCATCCCGTAACGCGAACACCTGCATCGACGAGCTTCTGCCTGAGCCTCTCCTCTCCATCTCCGACCCAAACAAAGATCAGCTTGCTGTCCCCCAGGGCTGAGGCAATCCGAGCGAACAGTTCAGGGTTCTTCTGGCGTCGAATGCCGCCGACAGTAACAATGTACCGATGTTCCGAAGCCGTGGTGCAAGGTCGGCCTGATCCATGATTTTCCGGCTCTCCAATTTCCGGTACGGCGTTCTCTACGACTACTGCTCGTTGCCGCAAATGAGCCCACACTGCGTGCCGCTCGCTCTCTGAACAGGCCACATACAAGGTTTTCCGAACCGCCGCCAAACGCTCCAACGCGATATATGCGAACCTCGTCATCCGGGAAATATCTTGACGCATGAACGAAATGCAATGCGGGCTGTACAAGACGATCATCCGTTCGAACGAAAATAGGGCGGCCAATCGACCGAGGAATCCGGCCACCGAAGAATGAAGGTGAATGACATCGGGCTGTATCTCTTTCAGGGCAGTGCGTAGACGCTTGATGGCGAATATCAGACCCGCACCCTTCATCTGAATATGTTTGAGCGTCACCCTATCGTCGAACATCATCCGGAGCCCGCGCGGTGTCTCGTCACGCAGCGAATAGACGACATGTACTTCATGCCCCTCCTTCGCGAGTCGGTTTGCGATCAGGCAAACCATTGAGAGCGTTCCTGTCGCGCTGGACTCCAAGACTTGAACGATCCTCATAACGCGTTCCCAACGTGCTGAAGGCGGCGTGGGACAGCGATGTCCATCGCATCACGAACAAAGGCAAGAATGCCGGCCCCCTCTATCACCGACGTCCAGGCAAGACGCCGCAGCTTATCAGGTTCGTTTTTCTTTACGGATAGCTCTCGTCCGTCGAACGGCAAACTATCAAATATCGAGCGCCCAGCCACGAATGCATGAATACCCAATTCCCGAGATGCGGCTAAGTTCGATGGTGAATCGTTACAAATGATCTTTTTACCGAGCGCGGCGTATTCCAACATTTTTGTTGGAGTCTGAAAGCAATGCGGCCGATGATAGGGAAAATAGCAGACGGCATACTCCGATCGTCGAACAATGTCTAGTGCATCTTTTTGCGAAACACGCCCGACGAAATTCAGTCCTTCGGTATTTCTGAACTCACGGTAAAGCGATGTTTCGGGGCGTCCGACCAGAACAAACTTGTTCTCTCGCTTCCAGGGTGATGCCCGCCATGCAGCAAGGACCTTGTCGAAACCTCGCTCCCGACTCATCTCGCCGATATAACAAAATCGGCCGCCCTTCGTCGGATGTGCAGAATCGCAACGATCTCCGTCAGCAGCGTCGAAGATCCAGTCAGGCACTCCCATAGGCAACAGAACTGAAGGAATCGCATCCCTGAAATTCATGACGTCGCGCATTCTCTCATTTTGAAAAGCCCTGAGATTGGGCTTGGCGTTCATTACCTGCTTGATCCAATCCTTGCAGGCTGCCAAGGGTCTGACTGAGAGCGAACGGTAGTCGTGGATAATAAATCGTGCATTCTCATGAACACGATAAAAGCCCATAATGCACCACAACACGCATTCGCCCTTGAACGGAAAGCGTGAATACGTATTGCTATCCCCTGAGAAAACCTGGATGCCCAGCTTACTTAGAAAATCCGAATACGCGTTAATCTCCGGGTAGTTAGCATTACCCGAATGCAGAATGAATACTTTCACTATGTTTTATCCTTTTCCAGCGCCCGTGCCGGAACGCCCACGGCCACGGCGTGCGGCGCCAAACTCGATAGCAACACCGCCCCCGCACCGATCCGGGCTCCGTCCCCAATCCGTATTTCTCCCAATGCGATGCTATTGGCACCGAACTCAACGCGATTACCGACGATCGGCGCCCCCGTCAACGTACCGTCAGCGCGCGTGATATTTCCAATCGTCACTCCATGACGTAGCACACAGTAGTCTCCAATCACTGAAAATCCATTAATCACCAGCCCGAAACCGTGATAAATCGTCAGGCCCTTTCCGATATTGGTCTTGACAGGAATCTCAATACCCATCACCCAATCGGAAATCAGGATATAAAACGCGATAAATGGCAGGCCCAGTATTAAAGTAACGTTACTTCTACGTGCAAGGTAATTTGCTATCCTAAATAACAAGATGACGAATTTTGCTTTGAAGAACGCGTTACATCGGAAGTCTTCGACGATCGCGCGAGAGGTGCTTTTGATCGTGACACTCATATTCGTCCATCATTTGAAAAAACACGCCGTGCGGCGCGGGGGTCGATTGGACCGTTGCCGAAATAGTCGATACCGTCCACCAAGAAACCATGGATGTACTTCATCAGACGATCTCGATCGAACTCTCTGTATAGGCAGCGGCCCAGCGCAACGACCTTTTTTCCGTAAAGCATTGCTTCAAGACCGACAGTTGAGTTAATGGTGACGACCATCGCCGCGTGCTTGATCAAATCCACCGCTGCAGTTGTCACGATTTGGAATTGATGGATAGTCTGCAGTCGTGCAATTTCGTCAATCACTGCTCTATCGTTCTCGGCCGGATGAAGCTTCACGATCAGGTCCATTCCCTCACTTTCGGCGAGCTCGAGTGCAATCCTGATCGCCTCCAAATTGTCGACATCCGAATGCAGTTTGATCTGCGTATCGCCCGAGACCTGCAAAGGCAAAAAGACATAACGTCGCGAGATCAACGCGTCTTCCCCTATCGAGCTCGCAATGGCGGGCAACCTCACGCCATTGCTAGCGCGGCTTCGATCGAGTCGTTTCCGGCCAACGCCCTGAGTCAAGACCTTCACTGCGTAGTTCAACAGGGAAAGCCCTTTTCGACGGATCGAAGTCTGTGATTGTGGAAGGGGTCTTCTCTTATATTCCTCGTATCGCCTCAGCCATCGTTCGTGCTCTGACAAGTCCGGCATGGAAAAGCGATCGATGATCGAGGGGTCGCGGGCGACCGTCGATAGCGCATTTACCCCTTCATCGTCGGCGAACAACTTTTCGGGCAGATTCGACAGTTCGAGAAACCGCACCCGCACACCGTATGTTGAACACGCATGGCCGACGGCACGACATATCAGTTGTTGCCCGTTCCACATCACACATACCGTAATGGCAAGGCGGTTAAAAACGTCCAAAGCTGCGGTAAAAGTCGCCATCCAATCCTGGCGAGCAACATGCGCGTCAATAGTCCCATTCATAACCTCGATCGAGCGATCAAACAATGAAGAGCCGTACGCTAATCCGGACGAATTATTCTTAGCACGTCGCAGATAGATCGAGTGTCGCCCTTCGAGTCGAAAGAATAAATGAGCAAGCGGCTCACTGGTCATAAAGACGAAATCGCCTTCCTTGTCGAGCGCTTTTACGAGCCTTCGGACGAAGTAGAAGCGCTCCAGTGAGTCGATTACGACGGCAATCGTCATCAAGGTTTCTCAAAACGGAATAATTCTTACGCGGATACGGGTGAAGGTGCGGCGGCGCGCTTCACGACTTGAACAGTCAACATAAGTCCAACTAACATCATGGTGACGCCAGCGACCGAAAATGCCCGGATACTGGGCAGAACAGAAAGCCGCATTAGATGCACGGTGAATAGTGTCGCGCTCAGTACGACGCCACACCCCAACTGGAATAAGAAATCAATCCTCTGCCCGCGGGTCGCCAGAAACACCTGAGAAAGTGGCATGTACATTAATTGAACTGCAAACAAGGGGATCATTTCGTAAAAGAACGCGCTAGCTCCATGCCAGCGTGCCCCCAGGAAAATCCGGACCAATGGCGCGAACAGCAAAGCCCCTCCCGCTGCATAGACGAGTGCGATTACAGCAAGGTATCGCGCGTAAGTCATGAACACCTGATGCAGAAGCGTAGCCGCGTTTTCTCGCGCTAGAGCACCGATTAGGTCCCGGCGAAACACACTGCCCACGCTTTGTGCAGTCAACGAGACGGGAAAGAAACCCAAGCGATAGGCAGCCGCAAAGTATCCAGCGCTTTCGGCGCCAAACCAATGCGGAATGGTGATCGCAAGGGAGTATGTCATCACCGATCCACACAACGTCGACGGGAGAATGAAGGCCGCGAAGCGCGAGTTTTCAGAAAAGAATGAAAACGCGACCTGGGCCCGGTAATCGCGATGTCTGCCGTGAAGCAGAATACCAACCAGCAACGCACTCGCAACCATGACGTTGATCACACAATACATGCCAAAAGCATCCGTGCGATCCAGAGTCCCAAAGCATTCTTCTGCTAGCAGCGATAGGAGGAATACGCCGTTTATGGCGAGTCGGCTTGCCGCGATGATGTCGTATCGACGCAGACTGCTCAGATATGCCCCCGCCGCCTGCTGTGTAAAGTAGGCAAACGCACAGGCTTCCACCGCAAGAACTTCGACGTGGGACATAGCGAGCGTCACGCATACAGCAACGATCACAACCACTACACTTAACAATGTCACGTGAATGAATGCATTGAACGAATAGCGTGGGCTGTCCGATACACAAGCAAGTTCGTATCGAAACGCAAGCAGTGTCCCTACGAACGTTCCGCATGCGAGCAGGTAGTTGAAGTGCCCCAGCACAGCTGGCCCTTGAAAGCGCCCGATCAGCGAAACGCAAAAGAACAGCGATATCTGGCCCGCAACGACCCCCATCATCGAGATGACAGAGTCCTTCAGCATGGTCATCTTCTTGAACTCGCTACACGTCACGTTGCAAACCCTATTCGTACCTGGTGTAACGATAGCTGCCGCACCTCAAACCATGCTCGGCGTGGCATAACACCGTTCGGCTGTTTCAATACAATCATCTGCGGCCTCATGATCCGTTTTGTTACGAAAGTTCGACTTTGCATCAATAGGCACCCGAACCTCGCAACACCACGCTTACCGTCCGCAAGAGAATCCAAATATCCGTACGCAAAGACAGTTTCTTGACATACGTAACGTCCAGCAAGACCCGCGTCGAATAGTCGACATCGTTTCGGCCACTCACCTGCCAGAGTCCCGTCATCCCGGGCTTCGCCATCAAATAGTAAGAAGCGTTATCGCCATAGCGCAGCAACTCCTCACTGACGATCGGACGCGGACCGACCAGGCTCATATCCCCTTTGAGCACGTTAAATAGTTGCGGCAGCTCATCCAAGCTCGTCTTGCGAAGCAGCCTCCCGATCGCGGTGATACGCGTATCGTCTTTTAGCTTGAACTCACGCTCCCATTCCGCGCGCGCGAGAGGATCCCGATCGAGCAATTCGCGGAGAACTGCGTCCGCATTCGTCACCATCGATCGAAACTTCAGGCAGTTGAATGGAACGGCGCCACACCCAATGCGGACATGCCCATACATCGCAGGCCCACCGTCGCGCCTCACCACAACGCCGATCACAACGAGGAGCGGCGACAGCAATACGATCAACACCGAGGCAACGACAATATCGAAACTCCGCTTGGCGATGCTTCGAAGCATACCCACGCGCTCCCCTTCCTCGCCCAACATCCGAATGACGTTATTCACTTAGTTATCCGTATTGTTTGGAAGATGACAAATGCCCGATTAATCGGGCTCCAAAGTGTACGTTTCTATCGACGGATCCATTGCAGACGAAGCGTCCGCGATTACCTTGCAAACATGGACGAGTCAGCGAGAGAGCGACAGATAGTAGTGGTACTGTCAAGAGCGTACCGATCTCGCTCACGTTGTTTCGGCCAATACCCGAACAGAATTCGCCAACCACCATCGCATTTCATATTGGGAGCAGGCAAGCCGTTGAGCAATGAGCGCGGGTTGCGCACGCGAGCCTCATCGCCAGTGCTCAGCCGCTGGCAACGGCACCCAAGCACGCCACCATTCCGGACTTACTAAAGCCGCGCTTCGCACGCCTGGTAACATCTCGGGGACGCGTTTCACTGAAACTGTATGCGAACTTCGAAAGGCCATCCGTTCAAGCGGAAGTCACTGTCATCGCGATCCTGCAGGCGAGCGTGCTTGCGAGCGCCTATCCTGCCGCTGTCAGCAGACTGGGGACAAACTAAGTTCGTCCGATGTGAGACGCTATGATCGCGCGTTGATCGGACCGTGTGTCCGCCTGGTGATCGATAACCGCCGCAACGCCCCTCTTATTTTTTTCAGCCGCGTGGACCACCTTCATCTCGGCTCGTATCTCTTTAAATCATGTTTTGTTCGTTCTATTGAGAATGCATTCAAATATTAATCCGTAAAAAGGAGAGAGATGTCTTACGTAGCTTCCGTAATCTGGCTCAAAGAAACTCTGTACGATCAAAACAGCGATGATTAACGAAGACGTATCGAGAGTCTGCTTCCCAAACAGATTGGAATGCAGGTCACCTCGCAATTTCCTCCAAAATGCGAATTGCGTTGAGACAATGACTAAAAATATTATCCAATAATAGGGAGATACTTTTAATAACAAAGGAAACGGAATGATAAATGTCGCAAAGGTCAAACAAACATTTATAAAACCAAGCAAAAATCCTCCGCCGGGCATAAAAGGCGTAATCATTGTTCGCGCGTTAACGTCACCTTTATCTATCCGGATCTCGTTTACCGCATTTCTAAACGAATCAGCGGTAATTCCGAATTTTAGATACAACACGATCGTGACAACGAAAATTGCGCCGATGACAACTAGACCCATGAGCCACATTCGGCGTATTTTTGATAAAACAAAAATCAAGAACGGATATACTGCTAAAATCAGAAACCAATAGCCGCGAAAGTAGTATGCGTAAGCGGCCATAATAATGCACCACAAATACGTACCAGCGCGGCCAAACATCCATCTGGCAATCTTTCTTATTATGAGCAGCCCCAGAACCAAAATATCTTTGCTCAGGGTTGACATGTAGATCGTAGCCATCAACGAAAGCATCGAAAACAATAGTATTTCTCGAAGCCGAATCTCACTTGTCCGTCCGCCCCATATGCTTCCAACCATCGAACCGGCGACAACAATCCACGTCAAGAGAGGAAGAGCAATAGAGTCCCTCTCCGCCCCAAGAAATCGAAATACAGCAGCGGTACTTTGAAAGCTATCACCAGGAGTTAGATTCGCTCCAGCGATAATAAAAGATTGAATAACTTTCGAATCTGTAAAAAAATATGCTGGCAGCAGCTTTTCCTTAGTTAATGCCAATACCAACATCATGATTGATACGAGCAATAAAACTACTGCTGAATCATGGCTCCCCAGGGTACGCGAACTTCCACTGCGAGCCGGCAAAGCAATCCGAGGCGGCGCTATCATTTTGATTGATATTAAAACTGGTAGGCGTCGTTAATTATTCGCTATCGCTTTCGTATTTGTACTGTGAATATTTCATGTATCCGAATGTGCGGGGCTCGACGGCATTAAAGACGACCCCTTTGATCTCGATTCCCGCCTGTCGGAGACGATCCGTCGCAATCTGCACCTCACGAACTTCGCTCACGCCGCAACGAACAACCATCAGGCTGGCATCAGCATGGTTACCAATGATTGCGGCATCCGTAACCGCAAGGATGGGCGGAGTATCGACAATGATCAAATCATATCGACCTTTAACCTCATCCAGGAATCGACCCAATTTTCCCGACATCAGGAGTTCGGTAGGATTCTGTGGAATGGTTCCGCGGGAGACGAAATCAAGTCCGGTGTGGCCTTGCTGTTTGTGAACTACTTCGTCGAATCCACGGCTTCCATCAAGCAGATCCGAGAGCCCAACCCCCGCAGAAACGCCAAAATTCGCGTGCCCTATACCGCGGCGCATATCACCATCCACCAACAGCACGCGACGTCCAGATTGCGCAAAAACGGTGGCCAAGTTGCACGCAACAAACGTCTTACCGACAGATTGACTGATCCCCGTCACCATTAGCACTTTATTAGGCAAATTGAAGCCGTCAAAGTGCAAGCTTGTCTGCAATCCTCTCAATGCCTCTATCGCCACGGCATTGGGCTTATCAAGAGCAAGCAATCGAGGCTTTGTGGGTCGCGTCCC
This Paraburkholderia phymatum STM815 DNA region includes the following protein-coding sequences:
- a CDS encoding helix-turn-helix domain-containing protein yields the protein MITTQYNALRTSGHGVSARDVTHQMHSIGILIFDGFSMLPVAEVIDVFDKANRILAAGPGGLPCYRTAFVSRHGGCVSSSAELAVMTQRPEQLPSVRTLFVACGGEVPAKVAADLQFRNWLCETACRADEVFAIGNGDSLLSAISAPAGRTDLKRQNVVPGDSSLAGPTRFGTRSAVRQALELVRQDFGIAFLRRVLELIPDTGMPEFNAMTSDSAKSIRDKIHESAQWIARNCNRAISVTVAAQTAGMSERSYLRHFRAEMGVKPSEYLRRSRVELAAAILESSDLPVDKIARRCGLTSGECLARLFRQILDVSPTEYRSRMRSANERRGT
- a CDS encoding lipopolysaccharide biosynthesis protein translates to MTMLKDSVISMMGVVAGQISLFFCVSLIGRFQGPAVLGHFNYLLACGTFVGTLLAFRYELACVSDSPRYSFNAFIHVTLLSVVVVIVAVCVTLAMSHVEVLAVEACAFAYFTQQAAGAYLSSLRRYDIIAASRLAINGVFLLSLLAEECFGTLDRTDAFGMYCVINVMVASALLVGILLHGRHRDYRAQVAFSFFSENSRFAAFILPSTLCGSVMTYSLAITIPHWFGAESAGYFAAAYRLGFFPVSLTAQSVGSVFRRDLIGALARENAATLLHQVFMTYARYLAVIALVYAAGGALLFAPLVRIFLGARWHGASAFFYEMIPLFAVQLMYMPLSQVFLATRGQRIDFLFQLGCGVVLSATLFTVHLMRLSVLPSIRAFSVAGVTMMLVGLMLTVQVVKRAAAPSPVSA
- a CDS encoding capsular polysaccharide export protein, LipB/KpsS family, with translation MTIAVVIDSLERFYFVRRLVKALDKEGDFVFMTSEPLAHLFFRLEGRHSIYLRRAKNNSSGLAYGSSLFDRSIEVMNGTIDAHVARQDWMATFTAALDVFNRLAITVCVMWNGQQLICRAVGHACSTYGVRVRFLELSNLPEKLFADDEGVNALSTVARDPSIIDRFSMPDLSEHERWLRRYEEYKRRPLPQSQTSIRRKGLSLLNYAVKVLTQGVGRKRLDRSRASNGVRLPAIASSIGEDALISRRYVFLPLQVSGDTQIKLHSDVDNLEAIRIALELAESEGMDLIVKLHPAENDRAVIDEIARLQTIHQFQIVTTAAVDLIKHAAMVVTINSTVGLEAMLYGKKVVALGRCLYREFDRDRLMKYIHGFLVDGIDYFGNGPIDPRAARRVFSNDGRI
- a CDS encoding glycosyltransferase encodes the protein MKVFILHSGNANYPEINAYSDFLSKLGIQVFSGDSNTYSRFPFKGECVLWCIMGFYRVHENARFIIHDYRSLSVRPLAACKDWIKQVMNAKPNLRAFQNERMRDVMNFRDAIPSVLLPMGVPDWIFDAADGDRCDSAHPTKGGRFCYIGEMSRERGFDKVLAAWRASPWKRENKFVLVGRPETSLYREFRNTEGLNFVGRVSQKDALDIVRRSEYAVCYFPYHRPHCFQTPTKMLEYAALGKKIICNDSPSNLAASRELGIHAFVAGRSIFDSLPFDGRELSVKKNEPDKLRRLAWTSVIEGAGILAFVRDAMDIAVPRRLQHVGNAL
- a CDS encoding glycosyltransferase, translating into MRIVQVLESSATGTLSMVCLIANRLAKEGHEVHVVYSLRDETPRGLRMMFDDRVTLKHIQMKGAGLIFAIKRLRTALKEIQPDVIHLHSSVAGFLGRLAALFSFERMIVLYSPHCISFMRQDISRMTRFAYIALERLAAVRKTLYVACSESERHAVWAHLRQRAVVVENAVPEIGEPENHGSGRPCTTASEHRYIVTVGGIRRQKNPELFARIASALGDSKLIFVWVGDGEERLRQKLVDAGVRVTGWMTREEVVKNIKQASIYLSTASWEGMPVSVIEAMFAGLPVIVSACAGNVDIVRSGVTGVVFNNEAEAVQAIRHVADNETSRESLAARGAREARRRFSQERFFNRLLPLYLDGFLAPRDEEAVSSRFR
- a CDS encoding serine O-acetyltransferase — encoded protein: MSVTIKSTSRAIVEDFRCNAFFKAKFVILLFRIANYLARRSNVTLILGLPFIAFYILISDWVMGIEIPVKTNIGKGLTIYHGFGLVINGFSVIGDYCVLRHGVTIGNITRADGTLTGAPIVGNRVEFGANSIALGEIRIGDGARIGAGAVLLSSLAPHAVAVGVPARALEKDKT